A window of Pedococcus aerophilus contains these coding sequences:
- a CDS encoding NAD(P)/FAD-dependent oxidoreductase: protein MSAPRRAVIGSGVAGLTAAHVLGTRGPVTLYEADARLGGHADTHEVQVGDRTIGVDTGFIVHNDRTYPTLLRLFGELGVATQDSDMSMSVRDDESGLEYAGAKKAKGLFPRAANLTNPSYLRMLTEVKKFHREARDVLSREASDAHRDETLGAFAARVGFSPYFTRHFLEPVVAAVWSCDPDVSLQYPARYLFEFLDHHGMLTVFGSPTWRTVTGGSKRYVEALAAGIDEVRLATPVSSVTETPDGVVVVDAHGDSQTYDSVVIAAHPHQALALLSEPTELQADVLGAIHYSSNVAQLHTDESVLPHTSGARASWNYWRRPESDGGTGVLVTYDLTRLQRLDVPDVRFLVTLNGVDCVDQSKVIDTMSYEHPLYTPESVAAQRRLPEINTSRIAFAGAYHGWGFHEDGALSGARAAAALGVDWDEPVVDTRPREAVAR, encoded by the coding sequence ATGTCAGCACCACGCCGCGCCGTCATCGGCAGCGGAGTCGCAGGCCTCACGGCCGCCCACGTGCTCGGCACGCGCGGCCCGGTGACCCTGTACGAAGCCGACGCCCGCCTGGGCGGCCACGCCGACACGCACGAGGTGCAGGTCGGCGACCGCACCATCGGTGTCGACACCGGTTTCATCGTGCACAACGACCGCACCTACCCCACGCTGCTGCGCCTCTTCGGTGAGCTCGGGGTGGCCACGCAGGACTCCGACATGAGCATGTCCGTCCGCGACGACGAGTCCGGCCTCGAGTACGCCGGCGCCAAGAAGGCCAAGGGCCTGTTCCCGCGCGCCGCGAACCTCACCAACCCGTCCTACCTGCGGATGCTCACCGAGGTGAAGAAGTTCCACCGCGAGGCCCGCGACGTCCTGTCACGCGAGGCGTCCGACGCCCACCGCGACGAGACGCTCGGTGCGTTCGCCGCCCGGGTGGGCTTCAGCCCGTACTTCACCCGCCACTTCCTCGAGCCCGTCGTCGCCGCGGTCTGGTCGTGCGACCCGGACGTGTCGCTGCAGTACCCCGCGCGCTACCTCTTCGAGTTCCTGGACCACCACGGGATGCTCACGGTCTTCGGCTCGCCCACCTGGCGGACCGTGACCGGGGGTTCGAAGCGCTACGTCGAGGCGCTGGCAGCAGGCATCGACGAGGTCCGGCTGGCCACGCCCGTCAGCTCGGTCACCGAGACGCCAGACGGCGTCGTCGTGGTCGACGCCCACGGTGACAGCCAGACCTACGACTCCGTGGTCATCGCCGCCCACCCGCACCAGGCGCTCGCCCTGCTCAGCGAGCCCACCGAGCTCCAGGCCGACGTGCTGGGCGCGATCCACTACTCCAGCAACGTCGCCCAGCTGCACACCGACGAGTCGGTGCTGCCGCACACGAGCGGCGCCCGGGCTTCGTGGAACTACTGGCGCCGGCCCGAGAGCGACGGCGGCACCGGTGTCCTGGTCACCTACGACCTCACCCGGCTGCAGCGCCTCGACGTGCCGGACGTGCGCTTCCTCGTCACACTCAACGGCGTGGACTGCGTCGACCAGTCGAAGGTCATCGACACGATGAGCTACGAGCACCCCCTCTACACGCCCGAATCTGTTGCGGCGCAGCGACGCCTGCCCGAGATCAACACCTCGCGGATCGCCTTCGCCGGTGCGTACCACGGGTGGGGGTTCCACGAGGATGGCGCGCTGTCCGGGGCCAGGGCCGCTGCGGCCCTCGGTGTCGACTGGGACGAGCCGGTGGTGGACACCAGGCCCAGGGAAGCCGTCGCCCGATGA